The Pricia mediterranea genome includes a window with the following:
- a CDS encoding VCBS repeat-containing protein gives MNGLFYEYYYNGGGVAAGDFNNDGFEDIYLISNLESNRLYINQGKLNFKDVTKTAGVGGASVFATGVTTVDINSDGLLDIYVCSSGKFKDPDKRRNELYVNIGTGKDGIPRFQESAAQYNLDIAEFSTQASFFDYDRDGDLDMFLINHDVDTYGDDKLEKYLNTQGELSGERLYRNNDGNYVDVTEETGIINNRLGYGLGLAVGDVNNDTWPDVYVSHDFSGKDHLYLNNQDGTFSEIVNEAMGHISFFSMGNDIADYNNDGWLDVMSVDMVSEDNYGIKTSMSGMNVQRFYDHVDLGLHHQYMFNTLQTNNGTINGKGPFFSETAQIAGISSTDWSWGPLFFDMDNDGLQDLFVSNGIKRDFRNNDFIEYHKEVRNELSKKKTIDKEAYINNMMTKMPTRKKSNYFFLNQGDLTFSKINERLGLDSLKTSANGAAFADLDNDGDIDIVVNNMDDYAQIYENNSNRINKDNFLKIRLKGPIGNTLGIGARVKIIMDDAVQMREQYLTRGFQSAISPTIHFGLGSAQDIQMLQVLWPDGSSQEINTVQPNQTLVLEYGNATKTDSHQSDDIPLFEDITDKILSHVHVENKFNDFERESLLPHKMSEQGPAVAVGDVNNDGLDDFFVGGSMGFAGTLYLQNNDGTFTSHGQIGLERESQYEDVGAAFFDADRDGDLDLYIVSGGNELKTDSEYYQDRIYINKEGVFTRSVQSLPKFTASGSRVKPFDFDSDGDLDLFIGGRQTPGKYPQPADSYLLENRSREDFVSFVDVTEKKAPHLQKVGMVTDAVWTDINQDKLIDLILVGEWMPITVMINQGGYFEDKTSSFGFAEETGWWYSIAASDFDKDGDIDLMGGNLGLNYKYKATQEEPFEIYAEDFDSSGDLDIVLGYYNGGDLFPLRGRQCTSEQMPFIKKKFESYDAFGKATLKEVYGERSLEKALHYAARTFASTYYLNEGDGIFKKTPLPMEAQLSSVNSILLDDFDEDGSPDIIMAGNLYGSEVETPRNDASYGLYLKVVKKGKSFKAVPMRTSGIVLKGEVKHLCQLNSTNNSKIVMVIKNDGEIQFLRFRSTHSEIAKL, from the coding sequence ATGAACGGTCTGTTCTATGAGTATTATTATAACGGAGGGGGGGTTGCCGCGGGAGACTTCAACAATGATGGATTCGAGGATATTTACCTTATCTCCAACCTTGAGTCCAATCGGCTCTACATAAATCAAGGGAAACTAAATTTTAAGGACGTTACTAAAACAGCCGGGGTTGGAGGAGCTTCTGTTTTTGCGACCGGGGTAACAACTGTTGATATTAATTCCGATGGGCTTTTGGACATATATGTTTGCAGTTCGGGAAAGTTTAAAGACCCCGACAAGCGACGTAACGAACTGTATGTCAATATCGGAACGGGCAAAGATGGCATACCACGATTCCAGGAAAGTGCTGCGCAATATAATTTAGACATAGCCGAATTCTCTACACAGGCGAGTTTTTTTGATTATGACCGCGATGGAGACTTAGATATGTTTTTGATAAATCACGACGTGGACACATACGGGGACGACAAGCTCGAAAAATATCTGAACACGCAAGGTGAACTCAGTGGAGAGCGCTTATATCGCAATAATGATGGAAATTATGTTGACGTTACCGAGGAGACTGGAATTATAAATAACAGACTGGGCTACGGGCTAGGACTCGCTGTTGGCGATGTGAACAACGACACTTGGCCAGATGTGTATGTTAGCCATGATTTTTCTGGGAAGGACCATCTTTATTTGAACAACCAAGATGGCACTTTCTCTGAAATAGTAAATGAGGCGATGGGGCACATTTCCTTTTTTTCTATGGGAAATGATATAGCAGATTATAACAATGACGGTTGGTTGGATGTGATGAGCGTCGATATGGTTTCCGAGGACAATTATGGCATCAAGACTAGCATGAGCGGCATGAACGTACAACGATTTTATGACCATGTGGATTTGGGTCTGCACCATCAATACATGTTTAATACACTGCAAACCAATAATGGCACGATCAACGGAAAAGGTCCTTTTTTTTCGGAAACCGCTCAAATTGCGGGAATCTCTAGTACAGACTGGAGCTGGGGTCCGCTATTCTTCGATATGGACAACGATGGCCTTCAGGATTTATTCGTGAGCAACGGAATCAAACGGGATTTCAGGAACAATGATTTTATCGAGTATCATAAAGAGGTAAGAAATGAGCTGTCAAAGAAAAAAACCATAGACAAAGAAGCCTATATTAATAATATGATGACCAAAATGCCAACAAGAAAAAAGAGCAATTATTTTTTCTTGAATCAGGGCGATCTTACATTTTCTAAAATTAACGAACGACTTGGTCTGGATTCTTTAAAAACGAGTGCAAATGGTGCGGCTTTTGCCGATCTTGACAATGATGGGGATATAGACATAGTCGTTAATAATATGGACGATTATGCCCAGATATATGAAAACAATAGCAACCGTATCAACAAGGATAATTTTCTGAAAATTCGATTAAAAGGGCCTATTGGCAACACATTAGGTATAGGTGCTCGGGTCAAAATAATCATGGACGATGCGGTGCAAATGAGGGAGCAATATCTGACGCGTGGATTTCAATCTGCCATTTCGCCTACAATTCATTTCGGATTAGGTAGCGCGCAAGACATCCAAATGTTGCAGGTTTTATGGCCGGATGGTTCTTCCCAGGAAATTAACACGGTACAACCAAATCAAACTTTGGTCCTAGAATACGGTAATGCAACCAAAACGGATTCGCATCAATCAGATGACATCCCTCTTTTTGAAGATATTACCGACAAAATTTTGAGCCATGTTCATGTAGAAAATAAATTCAACGACTTTGAACGGGAGAGCCTCCTACCTCACAAAATGTCAGAACAAGGTCCGGCGGTAGCTGTCGGAGATGTCAACAATGACGGTTTGGACGATTTTTTTGTCGGTGGTTCCATGGGATTTGCAGGCACTTTGTACTTGCAAAATAATGACGGGACCTTTACTTCCCATGGACAAATTGGTCTAGAGCGTGAATCGCAGTATGAAGATGTAGGTGCTGCTTTTTTTGATGCCGATCGAGATGGTGACCTAGACCTTTACATCGTTAGCGGAGGTAACGAATTAAAGACGGACTCGGAATATTATCAAGACAGAATATATATAAATAAGGAGGGAGTTTTCACGCGTTCAGTTCAATCCCTGCCGAAATTTACCGCTAGCGGTTCTAGGGTAAAGCCCTTTGACTTTGATTCAGATGGTGATTTGGATTTGTTTATCGGAGGGCGACAAACGCCAGGTAAATACCCACAACCTGCAGATAGTTACTTGCTCGAAAATAGAAGTAGGGAGGATTTTGTTTCGTTCGTTGATGTAACGGAAAAAAAGGCTCCCCATTTACAAAAAGTTGGCATGGTCACCGATGCGGTCTGGACGGATATAAATCAAGATAAATTGATAGATCTCATCTTAGTAGGCGAATGGATGCCTATCACAGTCATGATAAATCAAGGCGGGTATTTTGAAGACAAGACAAGCTCATTTGGGTTTGCCGAGGAGACCGGTTGGTGGTATAGCATCGCAGCATCCGACTTTGATAAAGATGGAGACATAGACCTAATGGGCGGAAATCTCGGACTTAATTACAAATACAAGGCGACCCAAGAAGAACCATTTGAAATTTACGCTGAGGATTTCGACAGTTCGGGTGATTTGGATATCGTCCTCGGATATTATAACGGTGGTGACCTTTTTCCGTTGAGGGGTAGGCAATGTACTTCAGAGCAAATGCCGTTTATCAAGAAGAAATTTGAAAGCTACGATGCATTTGGCAAGGCGACCCTTAAAGAGGTTTATGGTGAGAGAAGTCTGGAAAAAGCACTGCATTACGCCGCCAGAACATTTGCCTCTACCTACTATCTAAATGAGGGTGACGGCATTTTTAAAAAAACACCTCTGCCTATGGAAGCACAATTGTCATCGGTAAACAGTATCCTGTTAGATGACTTTGATGAGGACGGAAGCCCAGATATTATTATGGCAGGAAATTTATATGGATCGGAAGTTGAAACCCCGAGAAACGATGCGAGCTACGGTCTTTATTTGAAAGTGGTTAAGAAAGGTAAAAGTTTCAAGGCAGTACCGATGAGAACTAGTGGTATTGTGTTAAAAGGAGAGGTGAAGCATTTATGTCAACTTAATAGTACGAACAATTCGAAAATCGTCATGGTAATTAAAAATGACGGTGAGATACAGTTTTTACGTTTCCGCTC
- a CDS encoding RagB/SusD family nutrient uptake outer membrane protein — MKKPILMIAMAAIAMVSCEDIITEEPIDFLVPGSFPANERDAIAATTAAYTRLDGSIISFYYGFTPSDIAYQGQHNMRPISWFINLTSEDGDATALWQENYEGVSLANTVISFVPDIEMNDKALRERLVGEAKFLRAYYYFELVRVYGGVPILTDVVTDTEKLEGITRNTPDEVYQFIEQDLTDAIEVLPEQYVGGDLGRATKWAATALLSRVHLTRGEWQSANTRAQEVIASGMFGLVADYNSLWSQNAEYVLMPNDEGALVNENVFDIQFQQDERNDFKQSWVASRDTEIGGVNTVGGGWENMLPTTDYLNMFEEGDLRKDISYVTELNGNVLESPRTPGAGPITGKYLNADGDPPKGNNGSQNTYVIRYSDVLLMRAEAENELNGPANAYPFINEVRKRAGLPPLSGLSQASFREALRKERATELGFEGIRKYDLLRWGIFVETIRNVEDPHMEVPAANIQEHHVLLPVPKREIEISEGSLTQNPGY, encoded by the coding sequence ATGAAGAAACCAATTCTAATGATAGCAATGGCTGCAATAGCAATGGTATCTTGTGAAGACATCATTACCGAAGAACCTATAGATTTTTTAGTGCCGGGTAGCTTCCCTGCCAACGAAAGAGATGCTATTGCGGCAACGACCGCCGCCTATACCCGGTTGGACGGTAGCATTATTTCCTTTTATTATGGTTTTACGCCAAGCGATATAGCCTACCAAGGGCAACATAATATGAGACCTATATCATGGTTTATCAACCTTACGTCAGAAGATGGCGATGCCACGGCCTTATGGCAAGAAAATTATGAAGGTGTTTCCTTGGCAAATACAGTGATAAGCTTCGTTCCAGATATCGAAATGAACGATAAAGCATTACGGGAGCGACTAGTTGGTGAGGCTAAATTTTTAAGGGCGTATTACTATTTTGAACTAGTTCGTGTGTACGGTGGAGTTCCGATATTAACAGATGTAGTAACGGATACGGAAAAGCTGGAAGGCATCACGAGAAACACACCTGATGAAGTTTACCAATTCATCGAGCAAGACCTAACGGATGCAATCGAAGTACTGCCGGAGCAATATGTAGGAGGAGACCTGGGTAGAGCCACAAAATGGGCGGCAACTGCGCTGTTATCACGTGTACATCTGACAAGGGGCGAATGGCAATCGGCCAACACAAGGGCCCAAGAAGTGATCGCTTCGGGAATGTTCGGCTTAGTAGCAGATTACAATAGTCTATGGAGCCAAAACGCTGAGTATGTCCTCATGCCGAATGATGAGGGGGCCCTAGTGAATGAAAATGTGTTCGATATTCAATTTCAACAAGACGAACGTAACGACTTCAAACAAAGTTGGGTAGCCTCAAGAGATACGGAAATAGGAGGTGTGAATACAGTAGGGGGCGGTTGGGAAAACATGCTGCCGACAACGGATTATTTAAACATGTTTGAGGAAGGTGATTTGAGAAAGGATATCAGTTATGTGACCGAACTTAACGGGAATGTACTCGAATCGCCAAGAACTCCCGGTGCCGGACCTATTACTGGCAAATATCTTAATGCCGATGGAGATCCGCCAAAAGGCAACAACGGCAGCCAGAATACCTACGTTATACGTTATTCCGATGTTCTGTTAATGCGCGCAGAAGCGGAAAACGAATTGAACGGGCCTGCAAATGCCTACCCCTTTATCAACGAAGTCCGCAAACGTGCGGGTCTTCCACCATTGTCCGGGCTTAGTCAAGCATCGTTCAGGGAAGCCCTAAGAAAAGAAAGGGCCACGGAATTAGGCTTTGAGGGCATTAGAAAATACGATCTGCTGCGATGGGGGATTTTTGTAGAAACGATTCGTAACGTGGAAGATCCGCATATGGAGGTTCCTGCCGCCAATATTCAGGAACATCATGTGTTGCTTCCAGTCCCGAAAAGAGAAATCGAGATTTCAGAAGGGAGTCTCACTCAAAATCCTGGATATTGA
- a CDS encoding SusC/RagA family TonB-linked outer membrane protein, whose translation MNQQILYPLSILLLLFTQFITAQNQLITGMVTDENGTALPGANIVEKGTTNGVTADFDGNFTIEVSTSDAVLQISYVGFLTKEITVGNQSEINVTLKEDAAQLDEVVVVAYGTVKKSDLTGSVSSIKTEEIQATPTVRLDDALRGKVAGLQVTPTSSQPGAAASIRIRGTNSLTGNSSPLFVIDGLIGAGNSADINVNDIESVEVLKDASATALYGSRGSAGVVLITTKRGKAGKAKLSYDTYTTFQSPARLLDVLNAAEFGAWQNEVQGTDAFPNPELLGEGTNWQEEVYRRGAPMVSHTLSASGGSENARYFVSGNYFNQDGIFRGGNLERYQLRLNGDYQLNDIVKIGNSVTISRTTEVPRSSNIINIAGYFPTLPIFDENGEYTIQTVSSELSAENPVGGPAKNINLNTGTRILGTVYAELEPIKNLIYKVNFGTDIALDKSENYAPSTLFEQTNDGGTASIRNREFLSVLLEQTLTYRKEFGNHSLDGLLGYTRQQEFDSGSRVDVRGFTTDFFEYNNIDAGSDRSDSRSDASKFGVESYLFRVNYAYMRKYRLTLNGRIDGSSNFAEGSKWGAFPSVAVAWNAGREAFVEKLNVFNDLKLRASYGRLGNPASGGTSLARLGAGFTYIFGNSGNIVNGIGLNRLGNDELEFETTDQLDLGIDASFFKNRLQVTLDYYRKKTENLFADQEILWLIGVPNASIPTNFGTIENQGFELAVNSINIDKNEFSWETSFNISTNKNEVLSIPDEDGEREINRFGGVINAPSALIKEGEPIGVFYGYKRQGIWNSQDEIDAAGITDGQGVFPGGKRYLDISGPDGVPDGIIDENDRTIIGSPHPDFYGGMSNTLTYKGFEFSMYWAFVLGNDIFNETDSRINTAFDNNVRKKFVDRWTPSNTDTDVPSVRGVFRSEIVSESGVVEDGSFLRLRNLGLGYNIPTENISGIQAAKVYVNGTNLLLFDKYSGYDPEVNRGDSNTRRGYDQAQDPAVRSFTIGLNLTF comes from the coding sequence ATGAACCAACAGATACTCTATCCTCTTTCGATATTGCTATTACTTTTTACGCAATTCATCACGGCCCAAAATCAACTGATCACCGGCATGGTAACGGATGAAAATGGAACCGCTTTGCCCGGGGCAAATATTGTGGAGAAAGGAACCACAAACGGGGTGACAGCTGATTTTGACGGTAACTTTACCATTGAGGTCTCAACGTCGGATGCGGTCTTACAGATATCCTATGTCGGCTTTCTTACCAAAGAAATTACCGTTGGCAATCAATCCGAAATCAATGTCACTCTCAAAGAAGACGCGGCCCAATTAGATGAAGTTGTAGTCGTGGCCTACGGTACGGTTAAAAAATCGGATCTAACCGGCTCGGTATCCTCAATCAAAACCGAGGAAATTCAGGCCACACCGACGGTACGTCTTGATGATGCCCTAAGAGGAAAGGTCGCTGGGTTGCAGGTGACGCCTACTTCCTCGCAACCCGGGGCGGCAGCTTCTATACGAATTCGAGGCACTAATTCCCTCACAGGAAACAGCAGTCCATTGTTTGTAATTGATGGCCTGATTGGTGCAGGGAACTCTGCGGACATCAATGTCAATGATATTGAATCTGTAGAGGTTCTGAAAGATGCTTCGGCAACTGCACTTTATGGCTCGAGAGGATCCGCAGGCGTTGTTTTAATCACCACTAAAAGAGGAAAAGCGGGCAAGGCTAAATTGAGCTATGACACCTATACCACTTTTCAGTCCCCTGCCCGGTTGCTCGATGTTTTAAATGCCGCCGAATTTGGTGCTTGGCAAAATGAAGTGCAGGGTACCGATGCTTTTCCGAATCCGGAATTACTCGGGGAGGGAACCAACTGGCAAGAAGAGGTCTATAGAAGGGGCGCGCCTATGGTCAGTCATACATTATCAGCCTCTGGCGGTAGCGAGAATGCTCGATATTTCGTGTCTGGCAACTATTTTAATCAAGACGGTATATTCCGGGGCGGGAACCTAGAAAGATATCAGCTTAGATTGAACGGTGATTATCAACTAAACGACATTGTCAAAATTGGCAATTCAGTTACCATTTCACGTACTACCGAAGTACCAAGAAGCAGCAACATCATTAATATTGCCGGCTATTTTCCGACATTACCGATTTTCGATGAGAACGGAGAGTATACCATCCAAACGGTGAGTAGCGAGCTAAGTGCGGAAAATCCTGTGGGCGGCCCGGCCAAGAACATTAACCTTAATACCGGGACCAGAATATTGGGAACTGTTTATGCGGAACTGGAACCGATAAAAAATCTTATCTATAAAGTGAATTTCGGGACCGATATCGCACTGGACAAAAGTGAAAATTATGCTCCTTCTACATTGTTCGAGCAGACAAATGATGGTGGTACCGCATCGATTCGAAATAGGGAATTTCTCAGTGTTCTATTGGAACAGACCTTAACCTACAGAAAAGAATTTGGAAACCATAGTTTGGACGGGCTCTTGGGCTATACCCGACAGCAGGAATTCGATTCTGGTAGCAGGGTCGACGTTCGTGGGTTTACAACCGACTTTTTCGAGTACAATAATATTGATGCAGGTTCCGATCGTTCTGATTCGCGTTCGGATGCTAGTAAATTCGGCGTTGAATCTTATCTGTTCCGCGTGAATTATGCCTATATGCGCAAATATCGCTTAACCTTGAACGGTAGGATAGATGGCTCGTCCAATTTCGCGGAAGGCAGTAAATGGGGTGCTTTCCCATCGGTTGCTGTGGCTTGGAACGCGGGCAGAGAAGCATTTGTAGAAAAGCTCAATGTATTTAATGATTTGAAATTAAGAGCCAGTTACGGTAGATTGGGAAATCCCGCATCGGGCGGAACATCTCTAGCCAGATTGGGTGCCGGGTTCACCTATATATTTGGAAACAGTGGTAATATTGTCAATGGCATAGGACTAAACCGATTGGGCAACGATGAGCTTGAGTTCGAAACTACCGACCAACTAGACCTTGGAATTGATGCCTCCTTTTTCAAGAACAGATTGCAGGTCACTTTGGATTATTATCGAAAAAAGACAGAAAATTTGTTTGCCGACCAAGAAATACTTTGGTTGATCGGAGTTCCCAATGCTAGTATCCCAACAAATTTTGGAACAATCGAAAATCAAGGCTTCGAGCTGGCAGTGAATTCAATTAATATTGATAAAAACGAATTTTCTTGGGAAACCAGTTTCAACATTTCTACCAACAAGAATGAGGTTTTATCCATTCCCGATGAAGATGGAGAGCGCGAGATCAATCGCTTCGGAGGGGTTATCAATGCGCCTTCCGCATTGATAAAGGAAGGAGAGCCCATTGGTGTTTTCTACGGATATAAACGTCAAGGTATTTGGAACTCTCAAGACGAGATCGATGCAGCGGGAATAACAGATGGTCAAGGGGTCTTTCCGGGAGGTAAACGCTACCTGGATATCAGTGGTCCCGATGGTGTGCCTGATGGAATTATAGATGAAAACGACCGAACAATAATCGGCAGTCCCCACCCCGATTTTTATGGAGGGATGAGTAACACGCTAACTTACAAAGGGTTCGAGTTTTCAATGTATTGGGCGTTTGTTCTTGGCAATGATATTTTCAACGAAACAGACTCTAGAATCAATACGGCTTTCGACAATAACGTGCGGAAAAAATTCGTTGATCGCTGGACGCCGTCCAATACAGATACCGATGTCCCCTCAGTTAGAGGGGTATTTAGATCAGAGATTGTTTCGGAGAGCGGGGTCGTAGAAGACGGCTCTTTTCTTAGACTAAGAAATCTTGGCTTGGGTTATAATATTCCCACTGAAAACATTTCCGGTATTCAGGCGGCAAAGGTCTATGTGAACGGTACAAATCTTTTACTCTTCGATAAATACAGCGGATACGATCCGGAAGTCAATCGAGGGGATAGCAATACACGTCGCGGTTACGACCAGGCACAGGACCCTGCTGTACGTTCCTTTACGATTGGACTGAACCTAACATTTTAA